One Helicobacter suis HS1 genomic window, ATCACACACCCGTTGATAATATCCCAACCGATCTTTACCGCCTAGCCTATTATGGTGAACAGGGGGTTATGTTGCTTTTAAGTGATAGTACTAATTCTTATAAAACAGGAATCACCCCTCAGAAAGTAGCATTGGTCCGGTATTTGATAATCTTTTTAAAAACGCAACTGGAAGAGTGATCATGAGTACCTTTTCCTCTAATATCCACCGGGTTTATCAAGCGATTCAATATGCGATTAACTACGGGCGCAAGGTAGCCGTGATTGGGCGCTCTATGGAGAAAAACTTAGATATTGCCCGCGAACTAGGCTATATCCACCTGCCCTCTAAAGCTTTTATAGAAGCCCATGAAGTTGAAAAACACCCCGATCATGAAGTCTTTATTGTTACCACCGGCTCACAGGGTGAAACCATGAGCGCGCTTTATCGCATGGCTACTGATGAGCACCGCCACATTAGCATTAAACCTAGCGATCTTATTATTCTTTCAGCTAAAGCCATTCCGGGCAATGAAGCTAGTGTTTCTAGTATTTTAAATTTACTCATGAAAAAAGAAGCCCAAGTGGTTTATCAATCTTTTGATATTCATGTTAGCGGGCATGCCGCCCAAGAGGAGCAAAAACTCATGCTAAGACTTATTAAACCTAAATTTTTCTTGCCTATCCATGGGGAATATAACCATGTAGCCCGCCATAAAGAAACAGCTATTGCCTGTGGCATTCCTGAGAAAAATATCTATCTTATGGAAGATGGCGATCAAGTGGAGGTTAACCCTAACTTTATGCGCAAAACTAAAAGTGTGAAGAGTGGAAAAAGTTATGTGGATAACACGAATAATATTAGCATTGAGGAAAGAATTGTACAAGATCGCCAAGAAATTGCCAGTGCAGGGCTTTTAAGCGCGGTGTTATTTATCTCTAAAGCAGGAGAGCTTATGCCCACCTCTCAGATCACCACTTTAGGGATTGTCAATTTTAAAGAGGAGCGCTCTTTATTAGAGGAATTGCAAGGTTCTTTGAGTTTGCACATTAAAGCTTTGCGTTTTGATGTGATTTCTAATACTAAGCATTTAGAGGATAATGTACGCAATTTTCTAAGAAAAGCTCTTTTTAAGCACACTAAAAAATATCCGGCCATTGTCAGCCATGTGTTTTTAAACCCATGAGAGTTTGGATACTAGGGCTATTAATAGCGATGTTACAAGGGAGTGCTCAGGAGAAAGGCATGGACCATACAATTTATTTAGCCGGGGGGTGTTTTTGGGGATTAGAGGCTTATATGGAGCGCATTTATGGAGTCAAAAAAGCCATAGTGGGTTATGCCAATGGTAAAAGCGATCAAACAAACTACCATGAATTACACAACACAGATCACGCTGAAACCGTGAAAGTAGAATTTGATCCACACCAAATTAGCCTAGATAAACTCTTGCTTTATTATTTTAAAGTCATTGATCCAACCAGTTTAAACCAACAGGGCAACGATCGTGGCCGCCAATACCGCACGGGTATTTACTATGTAGACTCCAAAGATGAGCCCATTATTGCTAAAGCCTTAGCACGCTTACAGACTCATTACAAACAAAAAGTACAGGTTGAACTTGAGCCTTTAAAAAATTTTGTTGTCGCTGAGGAGTACCATCAAGATTATCTTAAGAAAAATCCGGGAGGGTATTGCCATATTGATTTAAAAAAGGCCGATGAGGTGATCATTGATGCTAAAGATTATCACAAACTTAGCGATGCAGAACTCAAGGCAAAACTAACTGATTTACAATACCAAGTTACCCAAAAAGGACAAACTGAAGCCGCCTTTCACAATGCCTATTTTGATCAGAATAAGCCGGGTATTTATGTAGACATCACCACAGGTG contains:
- the msrB gene encoding peptide-methionine (R)-S-oxide reductase MsrB codes for the protein MLQGSAQEKGMDHTIYLAGGCFWGLEAYMERIYGVKKAIVGYANGKSDQTNYHELHNTDHAETVKVEFDPHQISLDKLLLYYFKVIDPTSLNQQGNDRGRQYRTGIYYVDSKDEPIIAKALARLQTHYKQKVQVELEPLKNFVVAEEYHQDYLKKNPGGYCHIDLKKADEVIIDAKDYHKLSDAELKAKLTDLQYQVTQKGQTEAAFHNAYFDQNKPGIYVDITTGEPLFLSADKFKSGCGWPSFSKPIDQKVVNYFKDTSHNMIRTEVKSRVGHAHLGHVFEDGPKKLGGLRYCINSAALKFIPLEDMEKEGYGALIPLLKKAMLEIKK